The following coding sequences lie in one Cupriavidus sp. WKF15 genomic window:
- the uraH gene encoding hydroxyisourate hydrolase translates to MGRLTTHVLDTAAGTPGQGMSITLHKIVNNRRETLKTVVTNHDGRCDQPLLEGADLAVGEYELEFAAGDYFRAQGVKLPEPAFLNVVPLRFGIADPNAHYHVPLLVSPWSYSTYRGS, encoded by the coding sequence ATGGGACGCTTGACCACCCACGTTCTCGACACCGCAGCCGGCACGCCGGGCCAGGGTATGTCGATTACTCTCCATAAAATTGTCAACAATCGCCGCGAAACGCTGAAGACCGTGGTCACCAACCACGACGGCCGTTGCGACCAGCCCTTGCTGGAAGGCGCCGACCTTGCCGTCGGCGAGTACGAGCTGGAGTTCGCCGCGGGCGACTACTTCCGCGCGCAAGGCGTGAAGCTGCCTGAACCGGCGTTCCTGAACGTCGTGCCCCTGCGTTTCGGCATTGCCGACCCCAATGCGCACTACCACGTGCCGCTCCTGGTTTCGCCGTGGTCGTACTCGACCTACCGCGGCAGCTGA